The following are from one region of the Colius striatus isolate bColStr4 chromosome Z, bColStr4.1.hap1, whole genome shotgun sequence genome:
- the LOC104558667 gene encoding eomesodermin-like isoform X2 gives MGALEPGTGAPRPAVPMLSGTGSFAKEPPGPPDAAAYYGDGGAPEPGTPSLPYGAPGGFGGRFLGPCPPYRAPPPPAAAPVEGYAVEGYAGYPGAEDTYGPGAGPLCPRGGHLCALPGYRAAGKVQVMLNNYPLWAKFHKHQTEMIITKQGSFNLSGLNPVAHYSVCVDVVLVDQHHWRYQGGKWVQCGKAEGNMPGNRLYLHPDSPNTGAHWMRQEVSFGKLKLTNNKGASNNVGQMIVLQSLHKYQPRLHVTEVKEGEGEEGYPSPHTHTFAFPETQFIAVTAYQNADITQLKIDHNPFAKGFRDNFDSMYAASEGDRLTPSPPEGLGCQQLLPAPRFQPFLPEQYSLPPGRFFGGERGAPLPLPPKDPPRWYFTPQQPPAAGPLDYGGYEAGYGGGKLVPYGVKPFALPPAPHHPPLPYYPEGPGGFAAGGGWSPGQYGPKGSPGALGWYREPREEKGKEAEGWAPEPPAPTSGDSSDSGLYECKRRRVSPYPSSTESSPQPRNGDFYDKDPGTDSGYYGFYGN, from the exons ATGGGCGCGCTGGAGCCGGGCACCGgagccccccgccccgccgtcCCTATGCTCAGCGGCACCGGCAGCTTCGCCAAGGAGCCGCCAGGCCCCCCGGACGCCGCTGCCTACTACGGTGATGGGGGAGCACCGGAGCCGGGAACCCCCTCTTTGCCCTACGGTGCTCCCGGTGGTTTCGGTGGCCGGTTCCTGGGGCCGTGCCCGCCTTAccgggccccgccgcctcccgccgccgccccggtgGAGGGTTACGCGGTGGAGGGTTACGCGGGGTACCCGGGTGCGGAGGACACGTACGGCCCCGGGGCCGGTCCGCTGTGCCCCCGCGGCGGGCACCTCTGCGCCCTGCCCGGGTACCGGGCGGCCGGTAAGGTGCAGGTGATGCTCAACAACTACCCGCTCTGGGCCAAGTTCCACAAGCATCAGACCGAGATGATCATCACCAAGCAGGGCAG CTTCAACCTCTCAGGGCTCAACCCCGTGGCCCACTACAGCGTCTGCGTGGATGTGGTGCTGGTGGATCAACATCACTGGCGCTACCAGGGCGGCAAGTGGGTGCAGTGTGGCAAAGCCGAGGGCAACATGCCAG GTAACCGCCTCTACCTACACCCTGACTCACCCAACACGGGTGCCCACTGGATGCGGCAGGAGGTCTCCTTTGGGAAGCTGAAGCTCACCAACAACAAGGGTGCATCCAACAATGTTGGCCAG ATGATCGTGCTGCAGTCGCTGCACAAGTACCAGCCCCGGCTGCATGTGACAGAGGTGAAGGAGGGTGAGGGTGAGGAGGGGTACCCCTCTCCACACACCCACACCTTTGCCTTCCCTGAGACCCAGTTCATCGCTGTCACAGCCTATCAGAACGCTGAC ATCACCCAGCTGAAGATCGACCACAACCCCTTCGCCAAAGGCTTCCGGGACAACTTTGACTC GATGTACGCAGCCTCGGAGGGCGACCGTCTCACCCCATCCCCGCCGGAGGGTCTcggctgccagcagctcctgccggCACCGCGCTTCCAGCCCTTCCTGCCCGAGCAGTACTCGCTGCCCCCTGGCCGCTTCTTCGGTGGGGAGCGGGGGgctcccctgcccctgccccccaaGGACCCCCCGCGCTGGTACTTCACCCCCCAGCAGCCGCCTGCCGCCGGGCCACTGGACTACGGCGGCTACGAAGCGGGATACGGGGGGGGCAAGCTGGTGCCCTACGGCGTGAAGCCCTTTGCCCTGCCGCCTGCCCCCCACCACCCTCCCTTGCCCTACTACCCCGAGGGGCCGGGGGGCTTCGCGGcgggaggaggctggagccccGGGCAGTATGGCCCCAAGGGCAGTCCCGGGGCCCTGGGCTGGTACCGGGAGCCgcgggaggagaaggggaaggaggcgGAGGGCTGGGCCCCCGAGCCCCCCGCCCCCACTTCAGGCGACTCCTCGGACTCGGGGCTGTACGAGTGCAAACGGCGGCGGGTGTCCCCGTACCCCTCCAGCACCGAGagctccccccagccccgcaACGGGGACTTCTACGATAAGGACCCAGGTACCGACAGCGGCTACTACGGCTTCTACGGCAACTGA
- the LOC104558667 gene encoding eomesodermin-like isoform X1, with the protein MGALEPGTGAPRPAVPMLSGTGSFAKEPPGPPDAAAYYGDGGAPEPGTPSLPYGAPGGFGGRFLGPCPPYRAPPPPAAAPVEGYAVEGYAGYPGAEDTYGPGAGPLCPRGGHLCALPGYRAAGKVQVMLNNYPLWAKFHKHQTEMIITKQGRRMFPFLSFNLSGLNPVAHYSVCVDVVLVDQHHWRYQGGKWVQCGKAEGNMPGNRLYLHPDSPNTGAHWMRQEVSFGKLKLTNNKGASNNVGQMIVLQSLHKYQPRLHVTEVKEGEGEEGYPSPHTHTFAFPETQFIAVTAYQNADITQLKIDHNPFAKGFRDNFDSMYAASEGDRLTPSPPEGLGCQQLLPAPRFQPFLPEQYSLPPGRFFGGERGAPLPLPPKDPPRWYFTPQQPPAAGPLDYGGYEAGYGGGKLVPYGVKPFALPPAPHHPPLPYYPEGPGGFAAGGGWSPGQYGPKGSPGALGWYREPREEKGKEAEGWAPEPPAPTSGDSSDSGLYECKRRRVSPYPSSTESSPQPRNGDFYDKDPGTDSGYYGFYGN; encoded by the exons ATGGGCGCGCTGGAGCCGGGCACCGgagccccccgccccgccgtcCCTATGCTCAGCGGCACCGGCAGCTTCGCCAAGGAGCCGCCAGGCCCCCCGGACGCCGCTGCCTACTACGGTGATGGGGGAGCACCGGAGCCGGGAACCCCCTCTTTGCCCTACGGTGCTCCCGGTGGTTTCGGTGGCCGGTTCCTGGGGCCGTGCCCGCCTTAccgggccccgccgcctcccgccgccgccccggtgGAGGGTTACGCGGTGGAGGGTTACGCGGGGTACCCGGGTGCGGAGGACACGTACGGCCCCGGGGCCGGTCCGCTGTGCCCCCGCGGCGGGCACCTCTGCGCCCTGCCCGGGTACCGGGCGGCCGGTAAGGTGCAGGTGATGCTCAACAACTACCCGCTCTGGGCCAAGTTCCACAAGCATCAGACCGAGATGATCATCACCAAGCAGGGCAG GCGCATGTTCCCTTTCCTCAGCTTCAACCTCTCAGGGCTCAACCCCGTGGCCCACTACAGCGTCTGCGTGGATGTGGTGCTGGTGGATCAACATCACTGGCGCTACCAGGGCGGCAAGTGGGTGCAGTGTGGCAAAGCCGAGGGCAACATGCCAG GTAACCGCCTCTACCTACACCCTGACTCACCCAACACGGGTGCCCACTGGATGCGGCAGGAGGTCTCCTTTGGGAAGCTGAAGCTCACCAACAACAAGGGTGCATCCAACAATGTTGGCCAG ATGATCGTGCTGCAGTCGCTGCACAAGTACCAGCCCCGGCTGCATGTGACAGAGGTGAAGGAGGGTGAGGGTGAGGAGGGGTACCCCTCTCCACACACCCACACCTTTGCCTTCCCTGAGACCCAGTTCATCGCTGTCACAGCCTATCAGAACGCTGAC ATCACCCAGCTGAAGATCGACCACAACCCCTTCGCCAAAGGCTTCCGGGACAACTTTGACTC GATGTACGCAGCCTCGGAGGGCGACCGTCTCACCCCATCCCCGCCGGAGGGTCTcggctgccagcagctcctgccggCACCGCGCTTCCAGCCCTTCCTGCCCGAGCAGTACTCGCTGCCCCCTGGCCGCTTCTTCGGTGGGGAGCGGGGGgctcccctgcccctgccccccaaGGACCCCCCGCGCTGGTACTTCACCCCCCAGCAGCCGCCTGCCGCCGGGCCACTGGACTACGGCGGCTACGAAGCGGGATACGGGGGGGGCAAGCTGGTGCCCTACGGCGTGAAGCCCTTTGCCCTGCCGCCTGCCCCCCACCACCCTCCCTTGCCCTACTACCCCGAGGGGCCGGGGGGCTTCGCGGcgggaggaggctggagccccGGGCAGTATGGCCCCAAGGGCAGTCCCGGGGCCCTGGGCTGGTACCGGGAGCCgcgggaggagaaggggaaggaggcgGAGGGCTGGGCCCCCGAGCCCCCCGCCCCCACTTCAGGCGACTCCTCGGACTCGGGGCTGTACGAGTGCAAACGGCGGCGGGTGTCCCCGTACCCCTCCAGCACCGAGagctccccccagccccgcaACGGGGACTTCTACGATAAGGACCCAGGTACCGACAGCGGCTACTACGGCTTCTACGGCAACTGA